A section of the Verrucomicrobium sp. GAS474 genome encodes:
- a CDS encoding DHA2 family efflux MFS transporter permease subunit, with product MEPAALAPVSSPAFDPYASKIARRAAEHGWLKWAILLAASFGAILEVIDVSIVNVAVPDMQGNLGATLSEIGWVSTAYTMANIIVIPLSAWLGHRFGKKRYFIFSLTGFTFASVLCGMSVNLTMLLIARALQGLAGGGLLAKAQGILYETFPKKDQGKATAIFGLCVIVGPAIGPALGGYLTDAFNWRWIFFINIPFGILGVWIAYLFFLKDNPADLKKDEDVDWLGIALLSIGLGTLQIVLEQGEQEDWFDSSFIRNSLVISAVALFFFVRHELKTPHPAVDLRVLRHRTLAVGSLYSIVLGIGLYGAMFAVPLFTQHSLNFTAAKTGLILIPGALASAVAMIAVNIGMKRFDPRMLIAFGAIVTVVSMLQLVDINPGTGAGALFWPLVLRGFGSAMIFMPLSIATLGSLPKIDVAAGAGFFSLTRQLGSSVGIAIITTMVQKATATHRAEIVTHIDPYQAAYAERLQSGIASFTASGSDPETAQKQAIAMIDAAVNGQSALLAYVDIFWLMVILFGLTLPLLLFFKKSDPKIAAEAAAEAH from the coding sequence ATGGAACCCGCCGCCCTCGCCCCTGTTTCCTCCCCCGCCTTCGATCCTTACGCGAGCAAGATCGCGCGGCGGGCTGCCGAGCATGGTTGGCTGAAATGGGCGATCCTCCTCGCCGCCTCCTTCGGCGCGATCCTCGAGGTCATCGACGTCAGCATCGTGAACGTCGCCGTCCCCGACATGCAGGGGAACCTCGGCGCGACCCTTTCCGAAATCGGCTGGGTCTCCACGGCCTACACGATGGCGAACATCATCGTCATCCCCCTCTCCGCCTGGCTCGGCCATCGCTTCGGGAAGAAGCGTTACTTCATCTTCTCCCTCACCGGCTTCACCTTCGCCTCGGTCCTCTGCGGCATGTCGGTGAACCTCACGATGCTCCTCATCGCCCGCGCCCTCCAGGGCCTCGCGGGGGGCGGCCTCCTGGCCAAGGCCCAGGGCATCCTCTACGAGACCTTCCCGAAAAAGGATCAAGGCAAGGCGACGGCGATCTTCGGCCTCTGCGTCATCGTCGGCCCCGCCATCGGCCCGGCGCTGGGCGGCTACCTGACCGACGCGTTCAACTGGCGCTGGATTTTCTTCATCAACATCCCCTTCGGCATCCTCGGCGTCTGGATCGCCTACCTCTTCTTCCTGAAGGACAATCCGGCCGACCTGAAGAAGGACGAGGACGTCGATTGGCTCGGCATCGCCCTCCTCTCCATCGGCCTCGGCACCCTCCAGATCGTCCTCGAACAGGGCGAGCAGGAAGATTGGTTCGACTCGAGCTTCATCCGGAATTCCCTCGTCATCAGCGCCGTGGCGCTCTTCTTCTTCGTCCGGCACGAGTTGAAAACACCCCACCCCGCCGTCGACCTCCGCGTCCTCCGGCACCGGACCCTCGCCGTCGGCAGCCTCTATTCGATTGTCCTCGGGATCGGCCTCTACGGGGCGATGTTCGCCGTCCCCCTTTTCACCCAGCACTCCCTCAACTTCACCGCGGCGAAGACCGGCCTCATCCTCATCCCCGGCGCGCTCGCCTCCGCCGTCGCGATGATCGCGGTGAACATCGGGATGAAGCGGTTCGACCCCCGCATGCTGATCGCCTTCGGGGCCATCGTCACCGTCGTCTCGATGCTCCAGCTCGTCGACATCAATCCGGGGACCGGGGCCGGGGCGCTCTTCTGGCCCCTCGTCCTGCGCGGGTTCGGCTCGGCGATGATCTTCATGCCGCTCTCGATCGCCACCCTCGGCTCCCTGCCGAAGATCGACGTCGCGGCGGGCGCGGGATTCTTCAGCCTCACCCGGCAGCTCGGCTCCAGCGTGGGCATCGCGATCATCACGACGATGGTCCAGAAAGCGACGGCGACCCACCGCGCCGAGATCGTCACCCACATCGATCCCTACCAGGCCGCCTACGCGGAGCGCCTCCAATCGGGCATCGCCTCCTTCACCGCCTCCGGCTCCGATCCCGAGACCGCGCAGAAGCAGGCCATCGCGATGATCGACGCGGCGGTGAACGGGCAGTCGGCGCTCCTCGCGTATGTCGATATCTTCTGGCTGATGGTCATCCTGTTCGGTCTCACCCTTCCGCTCCTCCTCTTCTTCAAGAAGAGCGATCCGAAGATCGCGGCGGAAGCGGCGGCGGAAGCGCATTAG
- the infB gene encoding translation initiation factor IF-2 — translation MPPAKTTAPATKPSAPAAPAPATAAAPAVETPVGGGNPGAEAASEEKLITIKGPVVVKDLAGNLGLKPFQLIHHLMELNIFATLTQVLDEESAKKVCTKLGYSFHTEKRDRAAHPPTPPTPKKDKPKKEEVSVDTTLKLRAPVVTFMGHVDHGKTSLLDAIRKTRVASGEAGGITQHIGAYSVKRGEQHITFIDTPGHAAFTEMRSRGAKVTDIVVIVVASDDGLMPQTLEAIAHAKAAKAPIMVAINKCDLPAANPMKVKGQLQEQGLAPEEYGGDTIVVEVSATKGTGIDALLDMILLQAEVLELKARYTGDAKCRVIESQTEVGRGPTATVLVLEGCLKVGEIALCGPFYGRVKALIDDMGKNVKEATPSTPVKVIGLDGVPSPGEELVTLENERQARTTAEERAAALRTKKIESAPKVTLENLFATIADGQKKVLNLIIKGDVQGSLEAVVGQLRKIESKKVDLEVVHTAVGPISESDILLAKASQAIVIGFGTKTDNAAANAAKREGIQIKLFSIIYELVDQIKDAMAGLLDPELRENQIGTAIVKKVFDLSKYPVAGCSVQTGRVTRNARARIIRRKQPIYDGGVQTLKRFQDDVSEVRSGMECGIRLGDFTEYEEGDIIECYTLEKFPQSL, via the coding sequence ATGCCTCCCGCCAAGACCACCGCCCCCGCCACGAAACCCTCGGCTCCCGCCGCTCCCGCTCCTGCCACGGCAGCGGCCCCGGCCGTCGAAACTCCCGTCGGCGGCGGCAATCCTGGTGCGGAAGCCGCTTCCGAGGAAAAGCTGATCACCATCAAGGGCCCCGTCGTCGTCAAGGACCTCGCCGGGAACCTCGGCCTGAAGCCGTTCCAGCTCATCCATCACCTGATGGAGCTGAACATCTTCGCCACCCTCACCCAGGTCCTCGACGAGGAATCGGCCAAGAAGGTCTGCACGAAGCTCGGCTACTCCTTCCATACGGAGAAGCGGGACCGCGCCGCCCATCCGCCCACGCCCCCCACGCCGAAGAAGGACAAGCCGAAGAAGGAGGAAGTCTCCGTCGACACCACCCTCAAGCTCCGCGCCCCCGTCGTCACCTTCATGGGCCACGTCGACCACGGCAAGACCTCCCTCCTCGACGCCATCCGCAAGACCCGCGTCGCCTCCGGCGAAGCCGGCGGCATCACCCAGCACATCGGCGCCTACAGCGTGAAGCGCGGCGAGCAGCACATCACCTTCATCGACACCCCCGGCCACGCCGCCTTCACCGAGATGCGTTCCCGCGGGGCCAAGGTCACCGACATCGTCGTCATCGTCGTCGCCTCCGACGACGGCCTCATGCCCCAGACCCTCGAGGCCATCGCCCACGCCAAGGCCGCCAAGGCCCCGATCATGGTCGCCATCAACAAGTGCGACCTTCCCGCCGCGAACCCCATGAAGGTCAAGGGCCAGCTCCAGGAGCAGGGCCTCGCCCCCGAGGAATACGGCGGCGACACCATCGTCGTCGAAGTCTCGGCGACCAAGGGGACCGGCATCGACGCCCTCCTCGACATGATCCTGCTCCAGGCCGAAGTCCTCGAGCTCAAGGCCCGCTACACCGGCGACGCGAAGTGCCGCGTCATCGAGTCCCAGACCGAGGTCGGCCGCGGCCCCACCGCCACCGTCCTCGTCCTCGAAGGCTGCCTGAAGGTCGGCGAGATCGCCCTCTGCGGCCCCTTCTACGGCCGCGTCAAGGCCCTCATCGACGACATGGGCAAGAACGTCAAGGAGGCGACCCCCTCGACCCCCGTCAAAGTCATCGGCCTCGACGGCGTCCCCTCCCCCGGCGAGGAACTCGTCACGCTGGAGAACGAGCGCCAGGCCCGGACGACCGCCGAAGAGCGGGCCGCCGCCCTCCGCACGAAGAAGATCGAGTCGGCCCCCAAGGTCACCCTCGAAAACCTCTTCGCCACCATCGCCGACGGCCAGAAGAAAGTCCTCAATCTCATCATCAAGGGTGACGTCCAGGGCTCCCTCGAGGCCGTCGTCGGCCAGCTGCGGAAGATCGAGAGCAAGAAGGTCGACCTCGAGGTCGTCCACACCGCCGTCGGCCCGATCAGCGAGTCGGACATCCTCCTCGCCAAAGCCTCCCAGGCCATCGTCATCGGCTTCGGCACGAAGACCGACAACGCCGCCGCGAACGCCGCCAAGCGCGAAGGAATCCAGATCAAGCTCTTCAGCATCATTTACGAGCTCGTCGACCAGATCAAGGACGCCATGGCCGGCCTCCTCGACCCCGAACTGCGTGAAAACCAGATCGGCACCGCCATCGTCAAGAAGGTCTTCGACCTCTCGAAGTACCCCGTCGCCGGTTGCTCCGTCCAGACCGGACGCGTCACCCGCAACGCCCGCGCCCGCATCATCCGGCGCAAGCAGCCGATCTACGACGGCGGCGTCCAGACCCTCAAGCGGTTCCAGGACGACGTCTCCGAAGTCCGCTCCGGCATGGAGTGCGGCATCCGCCTCGGCGACTTCACCGAATACGAGGAGGGCGACATCATCGAGTGCTACACCCTCGAGAAGTTCCCCCAGAGCCTCTAG